Part of the Kitasatospora sp. NBC_01266 genome, ACCACGAAGGCGCGCCGGATCAGCCGGCCCTCCTCGGTGCGCACCGGGATGTTCTGCAGGTTCGGGTCCTGCGAGGAGAGCCGGCCGGTGGCGGCCACCATCTGGTTGAAGGTGGTGTGGATCCGGCCCTGCGGCGAGACCGTCTTGAGCAGGCCCTCGACCGTGGTGCGCAGCTTGGCCTGGTCGCGGTGGCGCAGCAGGATGACCGGCAGCTCGTTCTCGCTCTGGGCGGCCAGCCAGGTCAGCGCGTCGGCGTCGGTGGTGTAACCGGTCTTGATCTTCTTGGTCTTGGGCAGGCCCAGCTCGTTGAAGAGGATCTCCTGGAGCTGCTTGGGCGAGCCGAGGTTGAACTCCCGCCCGGCTGCCCGGTGCGCCTCCTCCACCACGCGCTGGATCTCGGTGGCGAACTGGTTCTCCAGCGACTGCAGCCAGCCGCGGTCGGCGGCGATGCCGGTGCGCTCCATCCGGGCCAGCAGCGCGGCGATCGGCAGCTCCATGTCGCGGATCAGCTCGACCGAGCCGTGCTCGGCCAGCCGGCCCTCGAAGAGCTCGGCCAGGTCGAGCACCGTGCGGGCCTGGACCATCAGCGCCTGAGCACCCGCGCTCGGGTCCTCCTCCGGGGCGTCGAAGGCGAGCTGACCGCTCTCGGCCGCCTCGGCGGGCGCCAGCGAACGGCCCAGGTACTCCTCGGCCAGCACCTCCAGGGTGAAGGTGCGCCGACCCGGCTTCTCCAGGTAGGCGGCGAGCGCGGTGTCGGCACCGACGCCCTCGACGCTCCAACCCTGCTCGGCGAAGGCCCGGATCACCTGCTTGGCGATGTGCAGCGCCTTGGGGCGCGCGGGGTCGGCCAGCCAGCCGGCGAAGGCCCGCTCGTCCGCCTCGGCCAGCTGGGCGGGGTCGAACCAGACCGCGCTCTCGGCGGTGGCCAGCGCCACCTCCTGGACCGAGCCGCTGCCCAGCGCCCACTGGTAGACGGCGGCCAGCGCGACGGGGTCCGGCCCGGCGGCGTGCCCGGCCAGCCAGTCGGCCAGCGCGCCGGGCTCGGTCAGCAGCTCGCCCGCGACCTCGACCCCGGGCGCGGCGGCGACCGCCTCGGCCTGCGCCGCGGCGCCGACGTCCAGCGCGTAGACCCGCTCGCGGAAGTTGGGGTTGCGGAACTCCAGGGACTCCATCAGCTGCCCGACGGCCTCCCGGTCGAACGGCTCGCGGCCCAGGTCACCGACGCCGAGCGGCAGTTCGACATCGCGCACCAGCTCGGTGAGCACCCGGTTGCGCTTGACCGAGTCCAGGTGCTCGCGCAGCTTCTCGCCGATCTTGCCCTTGACCTCGTCGGCCCGGGCCACCAGCTCGTCGAAGGAGCCGAACTGGTTGACCCACTTGGCGGCGGTCTTCTCACCGACACCCGGGATG contains:
- the polA gene encoding DNA polymerase I; protein product: MLLDGHSLAYRAFYALPVENFNTATGQPTNAVYGFASMVANTVRDEAPTHLAVAFDVSRKTFRSEEFPDYKANRAKTPDEFRSQIGLIGELLDAMKVPRLSLEGFEADDIIATLATAAEAAGFEVLIVTGDRDSLQLVTEHTTVLYPTKGVSELTRYTPEKVAEKYGVTPRQYPDLAALRGDPSDNLPGIPGVGEKTAAKWVNQFGSFDELVARADEVKGKIGEKLREHLDSVKRNRVLTELVRDVELPLGVGDLGREPFDREAVGQLMESLEFRNPNFRERVYALDVGAAAQAEAVAAAPGVEVAGELLTEPGALADWLAGHAAGPDPVALAAVYQWALGSGSVQEVALATAESAVWFDPAQLAEADERAFAGWLADPARPKALHIAKQVIRAFAEQGWSVEGVGADTALAAYLEKPGRRTFTLEVLAEEYLGRSLAPAEAAESGQLAFDAPEEDPSAGAQALMVQARTVLDLAELFEGRLAEHGSVELIRDMELPIAALLARMERTGIAADRGWLQSLENQFATEIQRVVEEAHRAAGREFNLGSPKQLQEILFNELGLPKTKKIKTGYTTDADALTWLAAQSENELPVILLRHRDQAKLRTTVEGLLKTVSPQGRIHTTFNQMVAATGRLSSQDPNLQNIPVRTEEGRLIRRAFVVGEGYESLLTADYSQIELRIMAHLSEDAALIEAFASGEDLHTTVASSVFGVAPAEVDAEMRRKIKAMSYGLAYGLSAYGLSQQLGIKPAEAQGLMDTYFERFGGVRDYLHRVVEEARATGYTETLLGRRRYLPDLTSDNRQRREMAERMALNAPVQGSAADIVKIAMLRVDAALTEAKLTSRMLLQVHDEIVLELAPGEREPVEAIVREQMAGAYDLRAPLDVSVGVGADWEAAAH